In a genomic window of Planctomycetaceae bacterium:
- a CDS encoding CDP-alcohol phosphatidyltransferase family protein, translating into MIPDPPYAPTDRRPLKSRGTAWAKWASHGLASAGVSPNAISVFGMVAAGCAGCTFAATSHWTGVPQRLAWLLGAILCQVRLLCNLFDGMVAIERKIASPTGELYNEVPDRVSDSAIFIGLGYAAGGGVTFGYLAALVAVFVAYVRMTAANVGAPNDFCGPLAKPQRMALVTMLGVYMTFAPGTWHGLTGEARAVLLVVIAGGLITAIRRLWRAAVFLGGQTQ; encoded by the coding sequence ATGATCCCGGACCCGCCGTATGCACCCACCGATCGGCGGCCATTGAAGAGCCGCGGTACTGCGTGGGCGAAATGGGCTTCTCACGGACTGGCGAGTGCCGGAGTCTCGCCGAATGCAATTTCGGTATTCGGAATGGTCGCCGCCGGTTGCGCGGGATGCACATTCGCCGCGACATCGCATTGGACGGGGGTACCGCAGAGACTGGCGTGGCTGCTGGGAGCCATCCTGTGCCAGGTGCGGCTGCTGTGCAATCTGTTCGACGGCATGGTTGCGATTGAACGAAAGATCGCATCGCCAACGGGTGAACTCTACAACGAAGTTCCGGACCGCGTTTCGGATTCGGCAATCTTCATTGGCCTGGGCTACGCAGCCGGCGGCGGCGTCACGTTCGGCTACCTTGCGGCTCTTGTGGCCGTATTCGTCGCCTACGTACGAATGACGGCGGCAAACGTCGGAGCACCCAATGACTTCTGCGGACCGCTGGCGAAGCCGCAGCGAATGGCGCTTGTCACGATGCTGGGAGTCTACATGACATTCGCACCGGGCACCTGGCACGGTTTAACGGGTGAGGCACGGGCGGTGCTGCTGGTGGTTATCGCTGGCGGACTCATCACCGCAATCCGCAGGCTGTGGCGTGCGGCCGTATTTCTGGGAGGTCAAACGCAATGA
- a CDS encoding B12-binding domain-containing radical SAM protein, giving the protein MAWPNCVPDDNVHCLLIQPEFRASNFWNLTESAATTGARTVAPPLGLLTVAAILPQHWTFQLVDLNVRPLSDDEWEAADVICTGGMIPQQSGILSLIDRANRDGKYIVVGGPDPTSQPDIYCGADARVLGEGEASIPVWMESWRAGNPCGLFAANGKPDVTLSPTPRFDLVDFRYYLQVGIQISRGCPFNCEFCDIIELYGRVPRSKTVPQVLAELDRIADLGYRGWIDISDDNFIGNKRFVKSFLSELERWCQRRKFPFYFSTEASMNLADDDELLDLMKRCDFRFVFMGIETPDPDLLAVTQKKINSMKPIVERVHHVYKHGISISAGFILGFDSEKPGIADAMIECIEETGIMVSMVGLLVALPNTQLTRRLMREGRMIGSDHQLIPPSSETLYRLENPASSDNTTGGLNFVSTRDRREIYDDYRRIIAAVYDPNVYMKRVMRTTRMMRPERRQQPSLRELIVLAKALARIAWWMTRNRQVRRHYWINTLRALPMGMAKFEFCQSHMAAFMHLGAQADRVATEMQVGIDFANDVATYPLSTDDLPSAVKPLLPVAAGTCASS; this is encoded by the coding sequence ATGGCTTGGCCGAATTGCGTTCCGGACGACAACGTCCATTGCCTGCTGATTCAGCCGGAGTTCAGGGCATCCAATTTCTGGAACCTGACGGAATCGGCGGCTACCACGGGAGCAAGAACCGTCGCGCCACCTCTGGGACTGCTGACGGTTGCCGCCATTCTGCCGCAGCACTGGACGTTTCAGCTGGTTGATCTGAATGTCCGGCCGCTGAGTGACGACGAATGGGAAGCCGCCGATGTGATCTGTACCGGCGGCATGATCCCGCAGCAAAGCGGCATTCTGTCGCTGATTGACCGCGCGAACCGTGACGGCAAGTACATCGTTGTCGGCGGACCCGATCCCACCAGCCAGCCGGACATCTACTGTGGGGCCGACGCGCGAGTACTGGGCGAAGGCGAAGCGTCGATTCCCGTGTGGATGGAATCCTGGCGCGCCGGAAATCCCTGCGGCCTGTTCGCCGCAAACGGAAAGCCGGACGTGACACTGTCGCCGACACCTCGCTTTGATCTTGTTGATTTCCGGTACTACCTGCAGGTGGGAATTCAGATTTCCCGTGGCTGTCCGTTCAATTGTGAATTCTGTGACATCATTGAACTTTACGGCCGAGTACCCCGCAGCAAGACGGTGCCGCAGGTGCTGGCCGAACTGGACCGTATCGCCGACCTGGGTTATCGCGGCTGGATCGATATTTCAGACGACAACTTCATCGGCAACAAGAGATTCGTGAAGTCGTTCCTGTCGGAACTCGAACGCTGGTGTCAGCGCAGAAAGTTCCCGTTCTACTTTTCGACCGAAGCGTCGATGAATCTGGCGGACGATGACGAGTTGCTGGACCTGATGAAGCGCTGCGACTTTCGCTTCGTCTTTATGGGAATTGAAACGCCGGATCCGGATCTTCTGGCCGTGACGCAGAAGAAGATAAATTCCATGAAGCCGATCGTGGAACGCGTGCATCACGTCTACAAACACGGCATCTCCATTTCGGCCGGCTTCATTCTGGGATTCGACAGCGAAAAGCCGGGTATCGCCGATGCAATGATCGAATGCATCGAGGAAACCGGGATCATGGTCTCGATGGTGGGGCTGCTGGTCGCTCTGCCAAACACGCAACTGACGCGGCGTCTAATGCGCGAAGGGCGCATGATCGGCAGCGACCATCAACTGATCCCGCCGTCGTCCGAAACCCTCTATCGGCTGGAAAACCCCGCCAGTTCCGACAACACAACCGGCGGACTGAACTTCGTCAGTACTCGCGACCGGCGGGAAATCTACGACGACTATCGCCGGATTATCGCGGCCGTTTACGATCCGAACGTGTATATGAAGCGAGTCATGCGAACGACTCGAATGATGCGGCCGGAGCGGCGCCAGCAACCTTCGCTGCGGGAACTGATTGTACTTGCCAAAGCGCTGGCCCGAATTGCCTGGTGGATGACTCGCAACCGGCAGGTCCGTCGGCACTATTGGATCAACACGCTCCGCGCGCTGCCAATGGGAATGGCCAAATTCGAATTCTGTCAGTCCCACATGGCCGCCTTCATGCATCTGGGGGCTCAGGCCGATCGAGTCGCCACAGAAATGCAGGTGGGCATCGATTTCGCAAACGATGTCGCCACGTATCCGCTCAGCACGGACGATCTGCCGTCCGCGGTAAAGCCGCTGCTGCCTGTTGCCGCGGGCACGTGTGCCTCAAGCTGA
- a CDS encoding Uma2 family endonuclease: MSTTTIPSVPETQDSPPGRGGAFENAVVLSQIDWEEYVLLRDKPGNPGLRMTFDDGVLEIMTLSSFHELISMLIHTFIHEWRMARNIQIRSSGSMTLRCKSINRGLEGDQSYYIQNEPRVRALNKIDLETAPPPDLAIEVEHRAAAIRKMPIYARLGVPEVWRWHDEMLTIHRLVDGEYVEQEDSTALPGFPFKQLRTALSQRSKVDETTLMRQFRQSLESCPGD, encoded by the coding sequence ATGTCAACAACGACCATTCCGTCCGTGCCCGAGACGCAGGACTCACCGCCGGGGCGTGGTGGCGCATTCGAAAATGCGGTGGTTCTGTCGCAAATCGACTGGGAAGAGTATGTCCTGCTGCGCGACAAGCCGGGTAATCCCGGACTGCGAATGACGTTCGACGACGGAGTGCTGGAAATCATGACGCTGAGCAGCTTCCACGAACTGATTTCGATGCTAATTCATACATTCATTCACGAATGGCGGATGGCTCGAAACATCCAGATCCGTTCCTCGGGATCAATGACTCTGCGGTGCAAGTCGATCAACCGGGGACTGGAGGGAGATCAGAGTTACTATATTCAGAACGAACCGCGTGTGCGGGCGCTCAACAAGATCGACCTGGAAACCGCTCCGCCTCCCGATCTTGCGATCGAAGTTGAACACAGGGCCGCTGCGATTCGCAAGATGCCGATTTATGCCCGGCTGGGCGTTCCCGAAGTCTGGCGATGGCACGACGAGATGCTGACAATTCATCGACTCGTGGATGGCGAGTACGTTGAGCAGGAAGACAGCACGGCCCTGCCGGGATTTCCTTTCAAGCAGCTTCGCACTGCCTTGTCGCAACGATCAAAGGTTGACGAAACGACGCTCATGCGTCAGTTCCGGCAATCGCTGGAATCCTGCCCGGGCGATTGA
- a CDS encoding sulfatase-like hydrolase/transferase, with product MRNRNFLGFVLALMLIVPTCARAADRPNILLIMADDVGSDAIGCYGGQSYPTPHIDKLAAGGLKFRHAYSMPVCHPTRMCLMTGRYPFRFGAAGSKWGDFPDEAEELAIGNRMQQAGYRTAVAGKWQLCLMKNDVDHPRRTGFDEWCLFGWHEGGRYHDPLIYQNGVRRTDTTGQYGPDIYVDFLIDFMQRSHHADEPFFAYYPMALCHDVTDDLNGELVAFATDDRWMAYGEMMASMDDMVGRLITALEQMGIRDDTLILFTTDNGTAAASYSRLDASGKMTKEKVFSIRNGTVVPGGKGKTDDTGTRVPLIANWPGRIEPGTETDILVDFTDFLPTLAEVANLPPDDVPRDGVSFAPTLLGTSGQEQKRDWIYIEHRGQRCVRSHHAKLYSDGRFFDLTTDPLESSPVSESELTGETRRAYAQLNAALNDLQKPLPQDRQSL from the coding sequence ATGCGAAATCGAAACTTTCTCGGATTCGTCCTTGCTCTGATGCTCATCGTGCCGACATGCGCGCGCGCCGCGGACCGACCGAACATTCTGCTGATCATGGCAGACGATGTCGGCAGCGACGCCATCGGCTGCTACGGTGGCCAGAGCTACCCGACACCGCATATCGATAAGCTGGCTGCTGGCGGACTGAAGTTCCGTCACGCCTATTCCATGCCGGTGTGCCATCCGACTCGCATGTGCCTGATGACCGGCCGGTATCCGTTTCGTTTCGGCGCGGCTGGCTCGAAGTGGGGCGACTTCCCCGACGAGGCCGAAGAGCTGGCGATCGGCAACCGCATGCAGCAGGCAGGCTATCGAACGGCCGTGGCCGGAAAGTGGCAACTCTGCCTGATGAAGAACGACGTCGACCATCCGCGACGAACAGGCTTCGACGAATGGTGCCTGTTCGGCTGGCATGAAGGCGGTCGCTATCACGATCCGCTGATCTATCAGAACGGAGTGCGCCGAACGGACACGACCGGCCAATATGGTCCCGATATCTACGTGGACTTTCTGATCGACTTTATGCAGCGAAGTCACCACGCCGACGAACCCTTTTTTGCGTACTATCCGATGGCGTTGTGTCACGACGTCACGGACGATCTGAATGGTGAACTGGTGGCATTTGCAACCGACGACCGCTGGATGGCGTACGGCGAAATGATGGCATCCATGGACGACATGGTCGGCCGGCTGATCACTGCACTCGAACAAATGGGAATTCGTGATGACACGCTGATCCTCTTCACAACCGACAACGGAACCGCGGCGGCCAGCTATTCCAGACTCGACGCCTCCGGAAAGATGACCAAAGAGAAAGTGTTCTCCATCCGCAACGGAACGGTCGTTCCCGGAGGCAAAGGCAAGACCGACGATACCGGCACGCGAGTTCCTCTGATCGCCAACTGGCCGGGTCGCATCGAGCCGGGCACCGAAACGGACATCCTGGTCGACTTCACCGACTTCCTGCCGACGCTGGCGGAAGTCGCGAATCTGCCTCCCGACGACGTCCCCCGCGACGGCGTCAGTTTTGCCCCCACGCTGCTGGGAACTTCTGGCCAGGAACAAAAACGTGACTGGATCTACATCGAACACCGCGGCCAGCGATGCGTTCGGTCACATCACGCAAAGCTGTACAGCGACGGCCGCTTTTTTGATCTGACGACCGATCCTTTGGAATCATCACCGGTCAGCGAAAGCGAACTCACCGGAGAAACTCGCCGCGCGTACGCTCAACTGAACGCGGCGTTGAACGACTTGCAGAAGCCCCTGCCACAGGATCGTCAATCACTGTGA
- a CDS encoding carbonic anhydrase gives MHPDDRPVFFESSAPFERTRIRAAAVYCSDGRFGEQFDDLLQNALQLPRYDRLAVPGGSACLARHFATYREEEGVFEQLRFLVSVHGLERVVLIAHENCAFYSERLCISPLQLESQQREDMQKAVRRVRSLSSTLAVSAFFARTRGIGTVQFEEVDL, from the coding sequence ATGCATCCTGACGATCGCCCGGTCTTCTTCGAAAGTTCAGCACCGTTCGAAAGAACGCGCATCCGAGCCGCCGCCGTGTACTGCAGCGATGGCCGTTTCGGTGAACAGTTCGACGACCTGCTGCAAAATGCGCTGCAGTTGCCGCGCTACGACCGTCTGGCTGTGCCGGGCGGTTCGGCCTGCCTGGCGCGCCATTTTGCCACATATCGCGAAGAAGAAGGTGTCTTCGAACAACTGCGGTTTCTGGTCAGCGTCCACGGCCTGGAACGCGTTGTCCTGATCGCCCACGAAAACTGTGCGTTCTATTCGGAGCGACTTTGTATCTCGCCGCTGCAACTGGAATCTCAACAGCGGGAAGACATGCAGAAGGCGGTCCGGCGAGTCCGGTCGCTGTCGTCGACACTGGCGGTCAGCGCGTTCTTCGCCCGAACGCGCGGCATCGGCACCGTTCAATTCGAAGAAGTCGATCTGTAA
- a CDS encoding cytochrome P450, giving the protein MDNSASLRLDQAHLPISRGSLLQFPEDPIACMKRLHARHGDLAVLEDDGQRLVFIFGPEYNRQVLSDSKRFHSQFFAVRGGRRSAQRRVTSGLLSQNGAEHREGRRILMDVFSKKTLPGYHDTICDITQELIEDWDIGQRRDLNSEMTQYMLRLTAALLFGVDDAGYSTELGRMVDRWVHRNHEVGMGALVSSPEFPERYETLLSMADELEACVEQMFEKHRRRNSERIDILSLLFQAQQGGGGLSDDQLVGHTTLLFAAAHLTTAHTLSWTLFLLAQHPEVMKKLQAELDSAVDGPVPAPVEADRLTYMDQVIRESMRVLPASSYSQRICAEPVTLGPLNLRQGTPIIFSQYITHHRPDLFDEPDVFRPERWDTINPSPYEYLPFGAGPRMCIGAPLAMVELRTALTIILKRFHFQIEPGSTVNGQVVSTMLAPTSTIESKLLPTESIPGLAPVTGTIHDLVRLPRQAVVEQRRAA; this is encoded by the coding sequence ATGGACAACTCTGCTTCGCTGCGTCTGGATCAGGCGCATTTGCCGATTTCTCGCGGATCGCTGCTGCAGTTTCCGGAAGACCCGATCGCCTGCATGAAGCGGCTCCACGCCCGACACGGCGATCTTGCTGTTCTGGAAGACGATGGCCAGCGGCTCGTTTTCATATTCGGCCCCGAATACAACCGCCAGGTGTTGTCCGATTCCAAGCGGTTCCATTCGCAGTTCTTCGCCGTGCGGGGAGGTCGGCGGTCGGCACAGCGTCGAGTGACATCGGGCCTGCTGAGTCAGAACGGTGCTGAACACCGCGAAGGCCGCCGAATTCTGATGGACGTCTTCAGCAAGAAGACTCTGCCCGGCTACCACGACACGATCTGCGACATCACTCAGGAACTCATCGAAGACTGGGACATCGGCCAGCGGCGAGACCTGAATTCCGAAATGACCCAATACATGCTGCGTCTAACAGCGGCGCTGCTGTTCGGTGTCGACGATGCCGGGTACTCAACAGAACTCGGGCGGATGGTGGACCGCTGGGTTCATCGCAATCACGAAGTCGGCATGGGAGCTTTGGTGTCGTCGCCGGAGTTTCCCGAACGTTACGAAACGCTGCTGTCGATGGCTGACGAACTGGAAGCCTGTGTCGAGCAGATGTTCGAAAAGCACCGCCGACGGAATTCCGAACGCATCGACATTCTGAGTCTGCTGTTCCAGGCACAGCAGGGCGGGGGAGGACTGTCGGACGATCAACTGGTCGGCCACACGACTCTGCTGTTCGCCGCCGCGCATCTGACGACCGCTCACACGCTGAGCTGGACGCTGTTCCTGCTGGCTCAACATCCGGAGGTGATGAAGAAACTGCAGGCCGAACTGGATTCCGCCGTCGACGGACCGGTTCCGGCGCCTGTTGAAGCCGACCGGCTGACTTACATGGACCAGGTGATTCGCGAAAGCATGCGAGTCCTGCCGGCTTCATCGTACTCGCAGCGAATCTGTGCCGAACCCGTGACACTGGGACCACTGAATTTAAGGCAGGGCACACCGATCATCTTCAGCCAGTACATCACTCATCACCGGCCGGACCTCTTCGACGAACCGGATGTCTTCCGCCCGGAACGCTGGGACACGATCAATCCGTCACCGTACGAATACCTACCTTTCGGAGCCGGGCCGCGGATGTGCATTGGAGCACCGCTGGCGATGGTCGAACTGCGCACGGCATTGACGATCATCCTGAAACGGTTCCACTTCCAGATTGAACCGGGTTCGACGGTCAACGGCCAGGTCGTTTCAACGATGCTCGCCCCGACCAGCACGATCGAAAGCAAGCTGCTGCCGACGGAATCGATTCCAGGACTCGCCCCGGTCACCGGAACAATCCATGACCTCGTCCGGCTTCCACGGCAGGCCGTTGTTGAACAGCGGCGAGCTGCATAG
- a CDS encoding Gfo/Idh/MocA family oxidoreductase: protein MKSSGSRRDFLCDVTHSAAVLGAASAIKGAHAAQEQKPVTIRLGIIGCGGIMTFHVKGLVERGEAVSIAWLCDVDPAQIEKMDRLVTRDFQPAAPKRTAEFEDVISDRDVDAVIIATPHQWHAPIALRAMQSGKDVYIEKPISHVFSEGPVIIAAAKKFGRVVQQGSQMRNSPVTKKAGELLKDGIIGDIRVARAWTAEMRTVRKPLPDGTPPAGVDYDRWLGPAPKRPFNPYRFHQTWRMFTDYGNGEIGDDGIHDLDMAAWGLGIDTLPKQITARGGRMLPPGDASDYPDNMNVTFEYPDGRLLIYENYPFTAYGLHGFDNGNVFYGTEGFMVFSRRGAFSVFLGSKGTPGPTEGRELRGQRGYPEHMAEFLQAVRVRTPTKASAETAHRSCALVHLAEIAYRTTGRLDFDEQTGTFPGNEQANALLTKQYREPFGLPAIDA, encoded by the coding sequence ATGAAGTCATCCGGCAGCCGTCGTGATTTTCTGTGTGATGTGACTCACTCCGCTGCGGTCCTTGGTGCTGCATCCGCGATCAAAGGTGCTCACGCGGCGCAGGAACAGAAGCCCGTGACAATTCGTCTGGGCATCATCGGCTGCGGCGGAATCATGACATTCCACGTGAAGGGGCTTGTGGAACGCGGCGAAGCGGTGTCGATTGCCTGGTTGTGCGATGTCGATCCGGCTCAGATCGAAAAAATGGACCGCCTCGTCACGCGCGACTTCCAGCCCGCCGCGCCGAAGCGGACGGCTGAGTTCGAAGACGTCATTTCAGACCGCGACGTAGACGCCGTCATCATTGCCACACCGCACCAGTGGCACGCGCCGATCGCGTTGCGTGCGATGCAGTCGGGCAAAGACGTCTACATCGAAAAGCCGATCTCGCACGTCTTCAGCGAAGGGCCGGTGATTATCGCAGCCGCGAAAAAATTCGGCCGCGTGGTTCAGCAGGGAAGCCAGATGCGAAACAGTCCGGTGACCAAAAAGGCGGGCGAACTGCTGAAGGACGGCATCATCGGCGATATCCGGGTCGCTCGCGCATGGACGGCGGAAATGCGCACCGTCCGGAAGCCACTGCCCGACGGGACGCCTCCGGCAGGTGTCGACTATGACCGCTGGCTGGGTCCGGCTCCGAAACGTCCGTTCAATCCGTATCGCTTTCATCAGACGTGGCGGATGTTCACGGACTACGGCAACGGCGAAATCGGTGACGACGGCATTCACGATCTCGACATGGCCGCGTGGGGACTCGGCATCGACACGCTGCCGAAACAAATCACCGCTCGCGGCGGCCGTATGCTGCCGCCCGGCGATGCCAGCGACTATCCCGACAACATGAACGTGACGTTCGAGTATCCCGACGGCCGGTTGCTGATCTACGAAAATTATCCGTTCACCGCATACGGGTTGCACGGGTTCGACAACGGCAATGTTTTCTACGGAACCGAAGGCTTCATGGTGTTTTCACGTCGCGGAGCATTCAGTGTGTTTCTGGGTTCGAAGGGAACGCCGGGGCCGACGGAGGGCAGGGAACTGCGCGGCCAGCGAGGTTATCCTGAACACATGGCCGAGTTCCTGCAGGCCGTGCGCGTGCGGACTCCCACGAAGGCATCCGCCGAGACCGCTCATCGAAGCTGTGCTCTGGTCCATCTGGCCGAGATCGCATACCGCACGACCGGACGTCTGGATTTCGATGAGCAAACCGGAACTTTTCCTGGAAACGAACAGGCGAACGCGTTGCTGACGAAGCAATACCGCGAGCCGTTCGGCCTGCCCGCGATCGACGCCTGA
- a CDS encoding Gfo/Idh/MocA family oxidoreductase codes for MKKSLASLGTSRSISRRRMLTTSGAAALTVAAGDWFTEGLFSSRRAIGQESKNDRPRIGCIGTGGQGTYIGERAKNYGDIVAVCDVQRQHAERAKERFGGKADIYEDYNELLKRSDIDAVTIGTPDHWHTAPVLAALKAGKHIYCEKPLTLTIDEGKLIVAAVKESGKTFQVGTMQRTDMPQFARAVATARSGQLGKILRVDVVLPGPAPAGGPYENKPVPDGLNWDRWLGQTPLVEYCTERCHGSFRWWFEYSGGMMTDWGAHYVDIAHWALDCEESGPLAIDGSATKLPNIPNGYNTPTDYSVDMMYPHDVNVKITSGGDHGVLITGEKGRIFVDRGKITGKPIEEQDADEGLKSKILDSATALFKGNTARMGDHMGNFFEAFLHGKHPVSDVVSQHRVVSACHLANISIRLGRAINWDSAKEMITGDDEANTWLSREQREGYRIG; via the coding sequence ATGAAAAAGAGTCTCGCGTCCCTCGGCACCAGCCGTTCCATTTCACGTCGCCGGATGTTGACGACTTCCGGAGCGGCGGCTCTGACAGTCGCGGCGGGCGACTGGTTCACGGAAGGTCTGTTCAGCAGTCGCCGGGCGATCGGGCAGGAATCGAAAAACGACCGTCCCCGCATCGGCTGTATCGGAACCGGCGGCCAGGGAACGTACATCGGCGAGCGAGCGAAGAATTACGGCGACATTGTGGCGGTGTGCGACGTGCAGCGGCAGCACGCCGAACGAGCAAAGGAGCGTTTCGGCGGAAAGGCTGATATCTACGAAGACTACAACGAACTGCTGAAACGAAGCGATATCGATGCCGTCACGATTGGTACTCCCGACCACTGGCACACGGCTCCGGTGCTGGCCGCTCTGAAAGCCGGCAAGCACATCTATTGCGAGAAGCCGCTCACTCTGACGATCGACGAAGGCAAACTGATCGTCGCCGCTGTGAAGGAATCGGGGAAGACATTTCAGGTCGGCACGATGCAGCGAACCGACATGCCTCAGTTCGCGCGAGCGGTCGCGACGGCTCGCAGCGGACAGCTTGGAAAAATCCTGCGGGTCGACGTCGTTTTGCCGGGGCCGGCTCCCGCCGGTGGTCCCTATGAAAACAAGCCCGTTCCGGATGGACTGAACTGGGATCGCTGGCTGGGCCAGACCCCGTTGGTTGAATACTGCACAGAACGATGCCACGGTTCCTTTCGCTGGTGGTTTGAATACTCCGGCGGAATGATGACCGACTGGGGTGCTCACTATGTCGACATCGCTCACTGGGCGCTCGACTGCGAAGAATCCGGTCCGCTGGCCATCGACGGATCGGCCACGAAACTTCCCAACATTCCCAACGGCTACAACACGCCGACGGACTACAGCGTCGACATGATGTACCCGCACGACGTCAACGTGAAGATCACGTCCGGCGGCGATCATGGCGTGCTGATCACGGGCGAGAAGGGACGCATCTTCGTGGATCGCGGAAAGATCACCGGCAAGCCCATCGAAGAACAGGACGCGGACGAAGGACTGAAGTCAAAGATCCTGGATTCCGCAACAGCGCTGTTCAAAGGCAACACCGCTCGCATGGGCGACCACATGGGCAACTTCTTCGAAGCGTTCCTGCACGGCAAACACCCGGTGTCCGACGTCGTCAGTCAGCACCGAGTTGTCTCGGCGTGTCACCTGGCAAATATCTCCATTCGCCTTGGCCGTGCGATCAACTGGGATTCCGCGAAGGAAATGATCACCGGCGACGACGAAGCCAACACCTGGCTGTCTCGCGAGCAGCGCGAGGGATACCGAATCGGCTGA
- a CDS encoding thioredoxin-like domain-containing protein, with protein sequence MRLMISLTGCVICLLLAGCGKTETPSTANSNESGTAASRGASDPADVAGTLPETTHHSAPTSSGSAVPAVTASLSNPKEESLPPDGGSAVANSASQPDAPPAPGDEAMETLQKIQKLRLAPVPSDLEQARAARRDRNLEIIDLATRVLALTVEDTEKQAVFNQAISQLLEARFQLALAGSKDDIDQLYADVEALNDRDPESVGAMEGVYYLAKFAHTKARLQGGENTVWFENFSRWAREFADRFPDQSARAVQLLFGAGRSCEMHSVVTDSADERTRLMTEAKLCYSALAEKWPDTSQGQEAAGVLRRLALPGQPLSQFSGPTLEGGYISSDEFPGKITVIYFWESESEEFVTDLLPLLQQANTKLSEQVRFVGVNLDEEEVALNDFLEKNSVPGRQIFFASQEQRSWDSPLVRFWGVSKNPSVWIVKKDGVVSAVDVGHATLVEEMRKLF encoded by the coding sequence ATGCGATTGATGATTTCACTGACCGGATGCGTGATTTGTCTGCTGCTGGCGGGTTGTGGCAAAACGGAGACGCCGTCAACCGCGAACTCGAATGAATCCGGAACTGCGGCGTCGCGTGGTGCGTCTGATCCGGCAGACGTCGCCGGCACATTGCCTGAGACCACCCATCATTCCGCGCCGACGTCGTCGGGCAGTGCTGTTCCCGCGGTGACGGCGTCACTGTCGAATCCGAAAGAAGAGAGTCTTCCGCCGGATGGCGGTTCAGCGGTCGCGAATTCGGCCTCGCAGCCGGACGCGCCCCCGGCGCCCGGCGATGAGGCGATGGAAACGCTGCAGAAGATTCAAAAACTGCGGCTGGCACCGGTCCCCAGCGATCTGGAACAGGCTCGCGCAGCGCGGCGGGACCGCAACCTGGAAATCATCGACCTGGCCACTCGTGTGCTGGCGCTAACCGTGGAGGACACGGAAAAGCAGGCGGTCTTCAACCAGGCCATCAGTCAATTGCTGGAAGCGCGGTTTCAACTGGCACTGGCAGGCTCGAAGGACGACATCGATCAGCTCTACGCCGACGTCGAAGCGCTGAACGATCGCGATCCGGAATCGGTTGGCGCGATGGAAGGCGTCTACTATCTGGCGAAGTTTGCTCACACCAAAGCGCGACTTCAGGGCGGTGAGAACACTGTCTGGTTCGAAAACTTCTCCCGCTGGGCTCGTGAATTTGCCGATCGGTTTCCGGATCAGTCGGCGCGTGCCGTGCAGTTGCTGTTCGGCGCGGGACGAAGCTGCGAAATGCACTCTGTCGTCACGGATTCGGCCGATGAACGCACACGGCTGATGACGGAAGCAAAACTGTGCTATTCGGCCCTGGCGGAAAAATGGCCTGACACGTCGCAGGGACAGGAAGCGGCCGGTGTACTGCGCCGTCTGGCGCTGCCCGGTCAGCCGTTGTCGCAGTTTTCGGGGCCCACTCTGGAAGGCGGCTACATCAGTTCCGACGAGTTTCCCGGCAAGATCACAGTGATCTATTTCTGGGAAAGCGAAAGCGAGGAATTTGTGACGGACCTGCTGCCGCTGCTGCAACAGGCGAATACCAAATTGTCCGAACAGGTACGCTTTGTCGGCGTCAATCTGGATGAAGAGGAAGTCGCTCTGAATGACTTCCTGGAAAAAAATTCCGTCCCCGGCCGGCAGATTTTCTTCGCCAGCCAGGAACAGCGATCGTGGGACAGTCCGCTGGTTCGTTTCTGGGGCGTGTCGAAAAATCCCAGCGTGTGGATCGTTAAGAAAGACGGTGTTGTCAGCGCTGTTGACGTTGGACACGCGACGCTGGTCGAAGAAATGCGTAAGCTGTTCTGA